The following nucleotide sequence is from Aspergillus nidulans FGSC A4 chromosome I.
CGAAAGTTGGAGCCCCAACATCCCTCGCCCAAAACCCCTGGAATGCAATCATGCACGTTGGCCACCAAAATGGTACCGTGACTCTTTGGTCACCGAACACACAAACCCCGCTCGTAAAGGCCCTCGTCCACCGGGGCCCTGTCCGCTCAATGGCAATTGACCGACAAGGCCGCTACATGGTCTCAACAGGTCAAGATCTCAAAATGCAAGTATGGGATATTCGAATGTATCGCGAGGTTCACTCCTACTCCTGCCACCAGCCCGGTGCCGCCGTCTCCATCTCCGACCGTGGCCTCACAGCCGTCGGCTGGGGCACTCAGGTTAGTGTCTGGCGGGGTCTCTTCGACGCCGCCACCGCGGACGTTGGAAAAGTACAATCCCCCTACATGTCCTGGGGCGGCGACGGCCAGCGGATTGAAAATCTCCGCTGGGCGCCCTACGAGGATATACTCGGCGTTGCGCACGACAAGGGCTTCGCTAGCATCATTGTTCCCGGTGCGGGCGAACCAAACTTCGACGCTCTGGAAGTAAACCCCTACGAGAACCCCAAGCAGCGCCAGGAAGCCGAGGTGCGGGCGCTCCTGAACAAGCTCCAGCCCGGTATGATCTCGTTGGATCCCAACTTCGTCGGCAAGGTGGACACCGTCAGCGACAAGCGAAGCcgcgaagagaaagaccTCGATCGTCGGCCGGAAGATACCATCGAAAAACTCAAGAATCGCGGCCGCGGCCGGAACAGTGCGCTGCGGAAGTATCTGCGGAAGAAGGGAAGGCGGAACGTCATCGacgagaagcttctcaaggCGCAGGCTTTGCACAAGGAGCGTTCGGCGCGTGCGAAAGAAAGATACAGAGCCGAGAGAGAGGAGTTGGGACCCGCTTTGGCGAGGTTTGCGAAGAAAGACATATAAtcttctctttgtctttcttctctcgGTTCTTGCCTTTTCGCTTTTCCTTTGGCTGTACTCTTGGCCGGTCTTTATTTGTTTCTGGCGTTGTCGCTGGATGACGAGTGAGTACTCAGATACCCTGATTAGTAGAGCGCGTGTCGCACTGCGGATCTGTCATAAACATGCATTTGAGGGCGTTGGGTCGGGTATGTTAGTGAAGAGTGTTAGCATATCTAAATTTGTAATTTTGAATGTGTAATTATGCGCTGCTGTCTGTGTCCCTCGCAATGTAACAGGCTGACGGCCAGTCCGCCAAAATTTGCTGCAGTTTGGTAGCATCTTGACCTGTCCATCATCTGAAATGTGGCATGGGAGCTCAACTTTCCATATTTGAGCCTACCTGTTCAGCAGTCATGAAAAATACGGCAAAATACGATACACAGAAAGAGGATAATCCTTAAGATGGTTCCTAACACGGCGCGGATGAATTCCAGGTGAAGTAAATCCCAACTAACGCCTAAGCAAATCGCCATGAAGATCATGAGTATCACTGTAGAGTAGATCAAGAGCAAAAAACAATGAGCAAATAACATCAACCAGCATTAGACGCAACATCTGTAACGCTTATCGGGAATCAGGCTCAACGACAAGGTATCAACCTCCATCAGATAGAGGCAAAGGTCACGGAATGTCAACTCCGGGAAAACAGCAGACCAAAGAAGCAACGAGGCCAATGCAAGGATGATCATGGGAATAGAGTACAAAGAGCTGAGGCACTGACCCCAAAGCAAGCGGATTTCGGTTGTGAAACGCAAGGACTTCACGTCCAGTGATCCCATAAGCCTAACCCAGTTTATACCGTCCTCTGACGGTATAAACAGCCGGTACTGACCATCACTTCGTTCAACAGGGACACCAAATAAGCGAAAGACCACCATCCGATATGTTCAATGAAATAAAGCAACAGGGAGACTTCCCATGCAACTCAAAGCAATTAGCGACAATGTAACCGAACATACGCCATTCCCAACCTCTTTAGATTGATATAAAACCGGAAATAAATAATTAGTTCTCTGCAAAGGTCAGGCGGCAGTCCCTTTCTGCCTCTTGCCTCCTACCCGAGGGCTAGCCTTGACTTTGGCACCCCCGGAAGCGGCGCCGTTAACCTCTCCGCCGgcctcctcaccctccatTTTGACGGTACTAGCCCGTCGACGCTTGTTGCTCACATTAGGGCTTGCGCTAGCGCTACCAACTTGCTGTGGCATTTGGCCTTGTGGCCCAATTGCTGGAGGTCCCGAAAGATTGCTCTGACCAGGGCTTGGATGGGCTGATCCCGGGAGATGGGGCGAGCCTTGCGCACCAACGGGTAGATTGAGATGGGCCATCCCCGGGGAAGCGAATTGATTCGGCCCGCCCATGCTAGGTGCTCGCGCGTTCGGACCCGGCTGCATTGCAGGGTTCATATTGCCCTGCATGAAAACAGGGTTCGCGTTCTGGCTAGCTTGCATGTTGCTTACGAGACTCCGCAACGATTCAGATGGAGTTAAATTCGGATTTTGGTGCGAGTATTGGAACAGAAGCTGCATTTGAGATATTGTCTCGGCCACCTATACACTCACAGACGTTAGAACCAATCTTTTCATGGCAGCGAAGCAGAGCAACATACCTCTAAAAACTGCAATACGGGATAAGGGACCCCATTAGAAGTTACCATAGACTCGGGCAACGTAAATGcgggctgctgaggctgcttcTGCGAGGCTCGCTTGCCGTTCTTAGTGAGCTTAGGGCTTTGTTTCTGATCAAGCTCCAAAGCCTGTAACTGGCTTCGGGGAAGATACTCCGTATGGCTCATAACAACAATATCAAGAACTTCAATTTTGTTTTGAAAGTCAAACTGCGCCTTCAAGGTGCCGGTAGTGAAAAGCTAGCAAAAGCTTTAGCACGGACAATTGGTTAACTTTGGAAGGAAAATAATCAGCAACTCACCTGTGCATCGTTTGTGAACCAGTAGATGAAGAAAGCTTTAGGACACTCGACAAGATGACCTCCGTTAGGAAGATCCTTTTCTCGAGGCCCTTCAATAAGCATCTGAATCTGTCGAATCCCACTCGCAAATTGTGTCAAATAATACCGCGCAAGCGCTGGTGTTGCAATTTCAAACTGCTTAGCACCAGCTTGGTTATTGAACACGCCCTGACGGAGAACCCCAGTGGGTGAATAGAATCTGTCAACAAAGCTTGACCAGTACGCCAAATCGGCCGCTTCTCCACGGCTCTGCGCCCATGTTAGTTTCAATTTATTAACGATCATTAAGTGTTGGGAATAGCAAGAGTGACATACCGTAAAGCTGCTCAGTTGTTCGGCAAAATTACCTAGGACTAGGACCGATTGTCCCCTCATGGCCATTCGCTGCTGCATCAACATTGCAGCGttttgttgatgttgttgttGGGCTTTCAAGGCTTCTGCGGCCATTGGGTGGGGTTGCTGGCCTTGCTGCTGACCCGGGTGCGGTTGGCCCTGTTGAGATTGTGCTTGCGACTGTgcttgcggctgctgctgcggctgctgcggtTGGGCTTGTTGTTGGGGTTGTTGCGGATGCGGCTGCTGGCcgggctgctgagcctgaggaAGTTGCTGGGGGGCGAGATTCGGTGTGGGCTGCGATTGTTGGGTGACTACtggttgctgctgcggcggctgaGAGGACGAGACTTGAGGAGGGTTCGGCTGGGGAGTTGCGCTCCCTTGATGCGGTGGCGGACCTGGCTGAGGTTGCGGAGTGGCACTTTGCGCATCGTGCACATTTTGAGGTTGGGGCGCCGGTCGCTGTTGCGGGGTGTGTTGGCCCTGTTGAACagcattctgctgctgaacttgttgcgcttgttgagcttgctgggcttgggcttgggcttgggcttgagcttgggcttgagcctgagcctgggcCTGGGCTTGGGCCTGAGCCTGTGCAGCTTGCTGCATTACGAAgagctgctgttgttgctggatatTCTGGGGTTGTCCGTGTGACATCTGCTGTAGCTGCTGCATTTGCTGCATATTCGCCGGTCGCATCGCCGGATTCTGCATGGCGACCATGTGCGCTGCGCTTAAGGCTTGCGTTCCGTTCGGGAGAGAGACAGAGAGACCGCcgtgctgcggctgtggttgctgtggctgctgatgttgggGTTGGCCTTGCTGTGCTTGTTGTGCTTGCTGCTGAAACATCATGCGCTGTCTGATCATGTtttggtggtgctgctgaAGGAGCTGCGGATTCCCGCCGACTATTAAGAGACGTGTCAGCCGGTGACCATGACCAGAAGCAATTCAGGGGAGTGTGCCAACTAGGAAAGTCCTTCAACCAGGTAATGGCATTTTAGAGGGACGACGTACAATTCTGCGCgtatggtggctgttggaataAGTGTGGCTGCGGCCCAAGGTGGGAGAGAGCGTGAGCCTGTACGGGCCCTCCTGGACCAGTCGTTCCCGCTCCTGGAGGCATTTGTCCCATCATCGGACCGCCTTGGGAAACCTGCGGGCCAGGTCCAGACACGCCAGGGTGTACTTGCTGCATCATTGCACCTGGATGAGCATTCGGGTGTTGACCAGGAGCCAATGCGTGACCCGGAGGAAGACCCGGGTGGCCGGCCATGCCTGGATGGGCAGCGAATGGCTgcgccatcatcatcgccgggcTACGAAGTCACCGATATCGGGGACCCCACAGCCTGAGAAGTAGTGTAAACTA
It contains:
- a CDS encoding WDR46/Utp7 family WD40 repeat domain-containing protein (transcript_id=CADANIAT00006725); the encoded protein is MADSAPTKAIVPTKQRKENKRLIEAQKKYGRGKAVHTHSVRDKKLRSNLQAVEEKYKNAALRAKDAEILLEHEAGFLEPEGEMERTYRVRQDEIAASVGIETAKKKFELKLEDFGPYRADYTRNGRELLLAGRKGHIATMDWRNGKLGCELHLRETVRDARWLHNNQYFAVAQKKSVYIYDSQGVELHNLDRIVEPCFLEFLPYHFLLASAQMSGHLKYTDTSTGQLVAEIPTKVGAPTSLAQNPWNAIMHVGHQNGTVTLWSPNTQTPLVKALVHRGPVRSMAIDRQGRYMVSTGQDLKMQVWDIRMYREVHSYSCHQPGAAVSISDRGLTAVGWGTQVSVWRGLFDAATADVGKVQSPYMSWGGDGQRIENLRWAPYEDILGVAHDKGFASIIVPGAGEPNFDALEVNPYENPKQRQEAEVRALLNKLQPGMISLDPNFVGKVDTVSDKRSREEKDLDRRPEDTIEKLKNRGRGRNSALRKYLRKKGRRNVIDEKLLKAQALHKERSARAKERYRAEREELGPALARFAKKDI
- a CDS encoding LIM domain-binding protein (transcript_id=CADANIAT00006726) yields the protein MAAEALKAQQQHQQNAAMLMQQRMAMRGQSVLVLGNFAEQLSSFTSRGEAADLAYWSSFVDRFYSPTGVLRQGVFNNQAGAKQFEIATPALARYYLTQFASGIRQIQMLIEGPREKDLPNGGHLVECPKAFFIYWFTNDAQLFTTGTLKAQFDFQNKIEVLDIVVMSHTEYLPRSQLQALELDQKQSPKLTKNGKRASQKQPQQPAFTLPESMVTSNGVPYPVLQFLENANPVFMQGNMNPAMQPGPNARAPSMGGPNQFASPGMAHLNLPVGAQGSPHLPGSAHPSPGQSNLSGPPAIGPQGQMPQQVGSASASPNVSNKRRRASTVKMEGEEAGGEVNGAASGGAKVKASPRVGGKRQKGTAA